The nucleotide sequence TGATGGCGTAGCGGTTCGACAACAGCGCCGCCTACTTCATCAGCCCGAGCCGGCTCGCGCCGACATAGAGCGAGAGCACGGCCGCATTGGACACGTTGAGGCTCTTGATCTCGCCCGGCATGTCGAGCCGTGCCACGACGCTGCAGGTTTCGCGCGTCAATTGCCGGAGCCCCTTGCCTTCGGCGCCGAGCACCAGCGCCAGCGGCGCGCGCAACGTGACGTCCGAGAGGTTCTCGGTGCCTTCGCTGTCGAGGCCGACGGTCTGGAAGCCACACTCGTTCAGCGTGGTAAGCGCGCGGGCGAGGTTCTGCACGGTGATCATTGGCACGAGCTCGAGCGCACCGGAGGCGGCTTTCGCGAGCACGCCGGTGGCTTCCGGACTGTGGCGCGCGGTGGTGACGATCGCCTTTACCGCAAAGGCCGCGGCCGAGCGCAGGATGGCGCCCACATTGTGGGGATCGGTGATCTGGTCGAGCACCAGCACCATGCCTTCCTGCGTCAAGGTCTCTATGTCGGGCGAAGGCAGAGGATCGGCTTCCGCGAGCAGCCCCTGATGCACGGCATCGGGCGAGAGCAGACGGTCGATCTCCTGGGGCCGGACGATCTCGGGCGTGACGCGGGTCTCGATGTTTTCGTCCGCAAGCCGCTTCGCGGCGTTCTCGGTCAGCGTCAGCTTGCGGATCCGCCGCTCCGGATTGGCCAGCGCCATGGTGACGGTGTGCCAGCCATAGAGGATGACCGGCCCGTCGGCGTGCGAATCGCGGTCGCGCCAGGCCGGCCGGCCGGCCGATTTCCCGGGCCTGTTGAAGGGCTTAGCCCCGCCGCGAGGCCGCCTGGGGGTGAATTTTCGATCCTTCATGAGCCCGCTTGTGTCACGGGTCCTCGAATATGGCAATTTGGGAGGCTTCGAGGGCGATTTTAGCTGTTCGCCTCGGTTGACTTTACCCCACCGCTTCGCCCATAACCGCGCCCGGTCGCGCCCCCATCCGGGCTGTCGCGGCCTTCACGTTCCATGGCCGTCTTCGGTCCGCCGGCAAGGTCCGGCCCGATTGTGCTGCCGTCGAGCGGGGGAGTGTCCCGAGTGGCAAAGGGAGCTGACTGTAAATCAGCCGCCTCATGGCTTCGCAGGTTCGAGTCCTGCCTCCCCCACCACGCTTCACCCTTCGGGCTACGCGTGGCGCAGCCACGAGATGCCCGAAGGGTGAAGCGTGGTGTCCGGCGAAGCCCGTAGGGCGAAGACGGACTGAGGCGAACGCGAGCTCGCAACGCCCAACACCAGCAATACAAAACGCCCGTCCGCTTCACGCGAACGGGCGTCTCGTCGGCTCAACCGATCAGAGATCAGTAATAGCGGCGCAGCACGCGATGGCCGCCGTAATAGTACGGCGCCGGCGCGCGGCGATGAGCGTAGCCGTAGCGCGGACCATAGCCGTAATGCGTGCGCGGCAGATAGCCGGTGCGCGGACCATAGCCATAATGATACGGACGGTAATGCGGCCGGTGATAGCGATACGCGACCGGCGGCGCCACCGCGGCGGCGCGATAGCCGTAGCCGTAATTGGCGGGCGCAACGACCGCGTCCTCACGGTAGGTCGGATACGGCGCGAACGCGCCCGGGCCGGTATAGGTCGGGCCCTGGTTGACGTAGTAATACTGCGTGGTCGGCTCGGCGAGGCGCTCATAGGCGCCGTAGCCATAGCCGCCGCAGCCGCTGTTGCAGCCGGAATAGACCGGGGCAACCGGCGCGCATGTGCTGAAGCCGCACGCCGCGGCGGGCGCGGTGGCGGCGAACATCACGGCAGCCGCCGCGACCAGTCCCGAAATCATCTGACGCATTACTCTCTCCTGTTGATTTTCGTATTTTGGATTTTGACGTTTCTTAACCGGGCGGCCTGCCGGCCCCCTCGGCATGGGGCCGCGGCCGAGGAGGCCGCGGATGGTCGTTGATCTCGGGCGCGAGGATCACCGGCGGCGGATTGACGGGCACGTCCATCTGCGGCGGCAGCGGCGCCGATTGCGCGCCCCAGCTCTGGTGATAGCTCTCGGCGGGCTTCGGCAATTTGCGGTTCGCGGGCGGCTCGACCTCGAGCCGGCCGTAGCCGGGCCGCAGGCCCATCGTCGGATAATAATGGCCGACGTCGTCGGGCTGGCGCTCGGCGATGTAGCGCCCGCCATAGATCGTTGGCTGCACCTGGACGTTCTTGCCGAGGCCCCAGACACCCTCGACCACGCTGTAGGACGCGTCGATGTTGTTGATGATGATCGGCACGCCGGGACGGCCGGGAACGACGATATCGAAGCCGCCGCCGGCAAACGCCGTCGCGGGCAGTCCGATCAGAAAGGCAGCGAGCGCTGATGCGCGCATGAGAGGACCCCGATTATCCGAACGACAACCTATCCGATCGCAACGCAGAGAGGGTTAAGGTCCGCTCACCAACTTCCGGTAAGCCTAATGTGTAAGGATTGCGCGCCGCTCAAATGCTGCAACGCGAACTAGCAAAGCGTTAACGGCACGGAGCCGTTTGTTCGGAACCAGATCCGCGTGCTCACGTCCGTTTGACCGTCGAGCTGCGAAAAATCAGCCGGTTTCACCGGAACGTCGGACGCTCTCGGCATTTAGCCCCCGTCAATCACAACGGGAGCCACAATCATGAATATCAAACTCCTCGGCGCCGTCGCGATCGCGGCCACCACTCTCGCGGGCCCTGCAATGGCACAGACGGTGGTCAATAATCCGGCCCGCTGCTCGGCCCAATTCGCTAACGCCAACTGCCAGAACCTCGGAGCGGGAAACCCGTACACCGACAGCCGCTATCGCCATCGCCGCGTCTCTGCGCGCCAGACCAATGGCGACTGGAATAACGACTGGAACAGGAGCCGCACCGGCTTCTGGCCGACCGACGTCGCAGCGGGTGTGGCCGGCGCCGCCATCGGTACCGCCGGCGCGATCGCAAGCGCTCCGTTCCGCGCCTTGGACAATTCCTACGCCTACGACAATTCGTGGGACAACCGTGGCTGGGACAATCGCAACTGGGACACGCGCACCTACGCCCAGCGCAACGGCTTCGTCTGCACGCCCGGCACCTGGTTCAAGGGGCAAGACGGCCGCCAGCACATCTGCCAGTAAGGCGATCTAGCGCGAACGCGACACATCAGGCGGTGGATCAGGCGGCTCTTGGGCCGCCTGATCCACGTCTGCGACCACCACGTTCGGGTTCTGGCACTTTCCGATCAAGTCTGGTATTGCGGCGCGCACGGGCGGACAGCGTCGGCACAGGCCGGTCCCTGCCCCGCTTCATGAGCGTCGCCGGCTTAGCTCAGCGGTAGAGCAGCGGTTTTGTAAACCGAAGGTCGGGGGTTCAATCCCCTCAGCCGGCACCAGCGCTCGATGCGATCCTCAACTTGAAGTCTTCGGCACACTGCTTTGCTGGAAGTGCTCGACCGCGGCACCGTTGACGTCGACCCAGCTGTGCTTCGACCGCTCGAAAACCGATCTGATCGGCGCCGGAAAATTTGGGTCCGCGATCGCACCGACGGCAACACCGATCATCGCCGGCAGATTGTCGGCCTTCCAATACACGGTCGAGCCGCAGTCCGAGCAAAAATAGGAGCGGACCATACCGCCGCTTTCGGCGGCACGAACGTACTCCTTCGGCGTTCCCGAGATCGTCACCGCCTCAGCCGGATAGAATGCACCGACGCCGAACGGCGCGCCCGTGCGCCGCTGGCAATCGATGCAATGACAGGCCGCGACCAACCCGGTCGGCCCGGGAAGCGAAACTGAAACAGCGCCGCATCTGCATCTGGCGTCGATCATCGAACCCACTCCATTGCCTCACACTGTCGAATGCCCGGCGCTTTGTTCCACCGGGGGCGCCGTGATCGCCTCTGCCAGGAGTGAGTCAGGCCAATCCCACGCCATCAGGCGGCAATTCATCCAGCCGCCACAGCCCGACGCTCTTGTCGCGCCAGCCACCGTCGCCCTCCTCACAGCGCTCGTTGATCAGCGCGCGTGGCGCGGGCCAGTCGAACGGCGCCCTTTCCATGTTCAGCGCGCGCCAGTCGCCGTCCTCGCAATCGCGATTTGCATCCCATTCGGGAAATGTCGTGACCAGCAGAAAGTGCGCGCCGCTGTCGGCAAAGCGGCCGACGGCGCGGGCGATGTTGTCGAAGCTCAAATGAACCAGGCAGTCCCGGCAGAGAATGACGTCCGCGCGCGGCAGCGCATCGCGCGTGATGTCGGCGACGAGAAACCGGCCGGCCAGCTCGCCACGCGCCACGCGCTGATTGTTGGCCTCCACCAGCGACGGCACGATGTCGATGCCGGTGTAGTCGACATCGAGCTTCATGCGGCCGATCCAGCCGGCATCGCCGCAGGGCGCATCGAGCAGCGAGCGCGCGCCGAGCCACCGTAACAAGGGAGGAAGCTCCTCCCGGATCGCAGCCGTCGCCGGGTCCTCCGAGCCGAGGCCCGAGACCGAGGTGGCCGCGCCCCACAGGTTCGTCCGCTCGATCCGTTCGAACCGTGCGGCAAGATCGAGGCCGGCAAACTTCTCGCGATCGGCGACGAACCGCTCATGCGCGAGCGCGGGTGGACGGTTGGCGATCATCGCTTGAGGCTCACATCAAAATTCCGTCGTCGGCTCACCATACATGCGACGCATCACGTCCGAAATCTCCCTCACGCCGGCTTCTGCCACTCCATGATGTGGAAGTAAGGCACCCGTCGATGAAAGGCATTCCTGTCGGGGTTGCCGCCCGCGGGCTCCGGCTCGACGAACAGGCGCAATTGGAGGCCGTGATCGAGCAGGAGCGTCATGTAGGTGCTGAGCGGACGATGCCAGTTCTGGACCCGGATGCCGCGCCAGCTCACCCAGGTCGCCCGTTCGTCCATGTAGTGATCGATGGTGAAGCGCAGGACGCCCTCGCCGTCGCGCGTCCAGCCTTCGGGCGGGCCTGCGGTAATGAAGCTGGTCAGATTGGCGATCAGCAGCGTGCCGCCAGGCCGCAGCGCCGCCGCCATCTTCGCGATTGACGCGGCGAGGTCCGGCATGTCGATCAGGCTGAGATAGCTGACGACGAGATCGAAATCGGCGTCAGCGTCCATGGTCTCGGCGCGGCCAAGCCGATAGTCGCCGGCCGGATCCAGTTCCCTGGCGCGCGCAAGCAGGGCTTCGGTGGGATCGATGCCGGTAGTGCGGATTCCGGCCCGCTGCATGATGCGGCAGAAGCGCCCCTCCCCGCAGCCGACGTCGAGCGCGTTGCAAAAACCGCGGCCTCCGATGCGCTCACGCATGGGCGCGTCCAGCACGAAGCGGCGGCCATAGTCGCCATCATCACCTTGTTCGACGATCCAGGCGGCCGCGGACGCGGCCCAGCCGTCGCTGACATCCTCGCTCATGGGTTGACCTTCGGAAATGGATGTTGCCGCTTGCCTCGCGGGGACGGCTACTGACCACAGATTGGATCAGAGTTCAACATCAGGTAGCATGCGCATCCGATGCGCTCGACCACCCCCAGAGAGAAGGCCATGATTGCCGCCGGCGCGGTGACGGCCGTCGTGATGACGGCCGTGCTGTTGGTCCTCGCGCTCGGTTTTCTGCTGGCGTGATCGAGCATGATCCGGAAAAGTGTGCAGCGGCTTTCCGAAAAGATCATGCCCAACAACAACCTAAAGCGCGATCTCGTCGCGCTTTAGAACGCGCGGCGGAACGTGCGGCCGCGCGGACTTACGCCGCGCGCACCGTCCGGAGGAATTTTCCGACTTCGTCCTTCAGCCGGTTGCTGTCGGTCGCCAGCATCTTGGCAGTCGAGAGCACCTGCGAGGACGCGGAGCCGGTCTCGGCCGCGCCGCGCTGCACGTCGGTGATGTTGGTGGAGACCTGCTGGGTGCCGTGCGCGGCCTGCTGCACGTTGCGCGAGATCTCCTGGGTCGCGGCGCCCTGCTCCTCGACGGCCGCGGCAATGGTCGAGGACACCTCCGACAGCCGCTCGATCGTCGCGGAGATGTCGCGGATCGCGTTGACGGAGTCCTGGGTCGCGGACTGGATGCCGGAAATCTGCTGGCTGATCTCGCCCGTCGCCTTCGCGGTCTGCTCGGCTAGCGTCTTCACCTCGGCGGCAACGACCGCGAAGCCGCGGCCGGCTTCGCCGGCACGTGCCGCCTCGATCGTGGCGTTCAGCGCCAGCAGGTTGGTCTGGCCCGCGATGGTGTTGATCAGCTCGACGACGTCGCCGATGCGCGTGGCCGCGACCGAGAGCTCGCTGACGCGCTCGGTCGTGGTGCGGGCCTGGGTGACGGCCTCGCCCGCCATCCGCGCGGATTCCTGCACCTGCCGGCTGATCTCGTTGACCGAGGAGGACAGCTCCTCCGTGGCGGTCGCAACCGACTGCACGTTGCCGGTGGCTTCGCCCGAAGCGACCACGACCACCGAGGTCAGCTCCTGCGCGCGCTGCGCGGTGGTGGCGAGCGTCGAGGACGACGCTTCGAGCTCGGTGGACGCCGAGCCCACCGTCTCGATGATCTCGCCGACCGCACGTTCGAAGCCGTCGGCAAGGTTGAACATGTCGCGCTTGCGCTGCTCGGCAGCCTGCTTCTCCGCTTCGACC is from Bradyrhizobium xenonodulans and encodes:
- the rlmB gene encoding 23S rRNA (guanosine(2251)-2'-O)-methyltransferase RlmB: MKDRKFTPRRPRGGAKPFNRPGKSAGRPAWRDRDSHADGPVILYGWHTVTMALANPERRIRKLTLTENAAKRLADENIETRVTPEIVRPQEIDRLLSPDAVHQGLLAEADPLPSPDIETLTQEGMVLVLDQITDPHNVGAILRSAAAFAVKAIVTTARHSPEATGVLAKAASGALELVPMITVQNLARALTTLNECGFQTVGLDSEGTENLSDVTLRAPLALVLGAEGKGLRQLTRETCSVVARLDMPGEIKSLNVSNAAVLSLYVGASRLGLMK
- a CDS encoding GFA family protein, with amino-acid sequence MIDARCRCGAVSVSLPGPTGLVAACHCIDCQRRTGAPFGVGAFYPAEAVTISGTPKEYVRAAESGGMVRSYFCSDCGSTVYWKADNLPAMIGVAVGAIADPNFPAPIRSVFERSKHSWVDVNGAAVEHFQQSSVPKTSS
- a CDS encoding class I SAM-dependent methyltransferase — encoded protein: MIANRPPALAHERFVADREKFAGLDLAARFERIERTNLWGAATSVSGLGSEDPATAAIREELPPLLRWLGARSLLDAPCGDAGWIGRMKLDVDYTGIDIVPSLVEANNQRVARGELAGRFLVADITRDALPRADVILCRDCLVHLSFDNIARAVGRFADSGAHFLLVTTFPEWDANRDCEDGDWRALNMERAPFDWPAPRALINERCEEGDGGWRDKSVGLWRLDELPPDGVGLA
- a CDS encoding class I SAM-dependent methyltransferase; this translates as MSEDVSDGWAASAAAWIVEQGDDGDYGRRFVLDAPMRERIGGRGFCNALDVGCGEGRFCRIMQRAGIRTTGIDPTEALLARARELDPAGDYRLGRAETMDADADFDLVVSYLSLIDMPDLAASIAKMAAALRPGGTLLIANLTSFITAGPPEGWTRDGEGVLRFTIDHYMDERATWVSWRGIRVQNWHRPLSTYMTLLLDHGLQLRLFVEPEPAGGNPDRNAFHRRVPYFHIMEWQKPA
- a CDS encoding methyl-accepting chemotaxis protein; protein product: MSFLNNLKIVWKVALIVAVMGCAMVAVAAFGTRELSATVDGFGELAAAQSSALNLSRAQRRAETYHAALYAIFTETTEAGNANRLKTANQNRDEIRQFLDAAEQDDPSRATEIKSLGNQLKAVFAGCDPVLLAGTQASSTEENARASQRAHKECDPLIDAALARIAQFTTETGKLAAKRKDALERDAKSATWTVIGVSAGGLIVGIAIALFIGLKAMSQPVARLKLAMEGLARNDLKTEVPEKDRHDEIGDMARTVEVFKTNAIEVERLKAAQVEAEKQAAEQRKRDMFNLADGFERAVGEIIETVGSASTELEASSSTLATTAQRAQELTSVVVVASGEATGNVQSVATATEELSSSVNEISRQVQESARMAGEAVTQARTTTERVSELSVAATRIGDVVELINTIAGQTNLLALNATIEAARAGEAGRGFAVVAAEVKTLAEQTAKATGEISQQISGIQSATQDSVNAIRDISATIERLSEVSSTIAAAVEEQGAATQEISRNVQQAAHGTQQVSTNITDVQRGAAETGSASSQVLSTAKMLATDSNRLKDEVGKFLRTVRAA